TTTGTTACTCTACATTTGCTGCACCCTATGAACGTTGTTTCCATCAAACGTTATTCTGAACTTTCAGTTTACCTTTAAATCAACAAAGGCTGAAAATTATAACCATCATGATCACAGTAGTGTTGAAACTATTACACTttcaatgatattattattattccaggGTCAAAGAAGATTATTTCCAGAGATTAATTATCAGTACCTCTCATGCTACCTATCAAAACCTCGTCCCACACCAAACCCCAGCCCATACCCTcccacacccacacccaccccaacccaacccaacaCAACCCTACTCCGACACCTCAACTCAACCCAGCCCTTTCGTCGCTCAGATCAATTTTAAGAAATTGCTGATACGGTCGGGTCGACAgttactgatttattttctcattaaaCAATTTTCACAGATTTGAAATATGGTTTAAGATTTCAAGACCATTACAGACAGATTTAATATAGAAGATTCGGAAAATGCATAGACCAGTTTAACCCGCAAAGGGACGAATCTTCATTTCCGTAAACTGGATATTGTAGATGCTTCCTGGTAATGTCTCCCATTCGATGCTTCGATAACTGTCGCGGGGTCCAAAGTATTCTCCGTTGAAGTTAGAAGCTGCACATTCATTATACCACCAAGCTCCGTGTCGATTAATGGCACAGTTGCCACTCCACGGATCGTTGTCACGGTCGTAGGTGCTGAACGGGCGGGCCAGATGATAACGCAATGCGTAACCATCAGGATTGCTTCTAGAATCtgttaatatgaatatataatatgaaataaataaatatccgAGTTACAAATGCAATGTGCTGAACATTTTCCGCATCCTTTggtcaaaaccacatccttAGGCAAGTCTCTGCCAGCTGCATTTTCTGAAAACAATACATATCATAAAGAGAATTTACTCGAAATGTTCTCTGGAATGTGTGCTAAGCTCTATCTGGGTTTACGGGGACTTCAGCTGCAGCATTTGCACGTGTTGTTGTTCTCTTGAAGCACAGAAATATATAACATAGAGGTATTCAACCTCAACGGATTTTATTAACAATCCCCGTTGAAGTCCAAAATGGTGAAGCCCCCGGACGTTGTATCATATGAGTAACCTAATATTACCTGACATCTTGGCAATGTAGACGTCTGAGACCGGTTTTGACTTCGGTTTCTTCATTTTTAGTTTAACTCATTTGCATGGGTGTAAAACCACACTAAATTCTGATCCAACTTTGGGACCACCAATCCCATCCCACCCCCTGTGTCCTGGTTGTTTCTTTCTTAGCAATTAGCTTTGGGTTGTCCCATGTTTAATCCGAATGAGATCAGAAAACaccataatatatatttaaattgatattaaaacTTTTTTGGCCCATTCTTATAAGCACAAGAAGATTCGAATGCAAATAGCCACGAAAGGTCAAACTTGCCAACATGTTGTAACAGAAATAACTGCTGCATGAACTTGCACACTAAAGATCGTCACTTTGCAAGGGCGTGGATCCATATTGCTCCCTCAAATCAAAATCACATGTCTCCATGCCCATCGAggtttttgcccccccccccctcctactcTGAACTCTTGAACAGCCTCTTTTTTCATGAACtatattaattaaatatgtaATCGTAAACTGTAAGTGTTACAAACCAGCTGTTCCGCTGTAAGTTCCGACTACTGATAAGCGGTAGTTGTCCGTCTCGTTATTAATGCGAAAGTGGTCAAACTTGGCAAAGTATGGAGCTCCATTCCTGTTCACCAAATCAATTCGTATTTCTTGTCTTTTTGCATTCGTTAAGAAATGCAGCTTTTCATTTCCAATCCAAAATTCGGAATTTAAATTTCCAAAGCCCTGCTTATAGTTATCCCAGTCGAGGTAGAAATCGACGCTTCCGTCAACGCGACGTTGAACGACCTCATGAATTTAAAAGCAAAGAGGGGAAAAAGCGCGAATTGTTAACCTTACAGAGGGAACTATTTGTTTAGTCTATTAGCagataaaacatatataaaagtCCGcgaaatgaagaagaaaaaaaaaacaatagtttgGGAAGGGGAACAAACTTCGGGTTTTCGATGTAGCTAGTTTACCTTCCAAAAAATAAACTAATAAATCGGTTTACATACTGTTCAACCCATCTTACTGTCAACTTTGTGTCTGACAAAAGATCATGTGTTTTTgctgttttattttataactTTCTTAGGGGGAAgtgttctcccccccccctcccaaacacacacacatacacatatattaaCACCGATCGAATCTTTGTAACATATTGTGAGAATAAATGTTTACCTACAATTATACTAACATAAAACTCTCACTTGACTCTGTTTGAAAGTTGACCTATACGGGACGATATTTCCTTAAGAACGGAAAGTATGCCACTTTATCTTTGAAACTAGACTAGTGTTTCTAATCTTTATGACCTGTTTTGCATGGATTAACTCTTAGACTAACAaaagcaggtgcgtatccagggggggcgttgggggcgcgcgccccccgggtaaggaaaagaggagagaaaaaaagagaagaaaaaagggaaaaggagggggaaaaaaagaaaaggaggagaggaaggaagggaaaagaaaaagaaaaaaagagggaaaaaggagaaaggagggagtagaagataaacgccaagacctcgggaagagaaagaggaacagtcatagttaaagcgctgatccctattatatacacaggtagccagtgacagatcaaggattacggaaggggtgtgcgcctcaccctaccccttacatcgacaactccatttttgacgtttccatttttcctctctcactaatgtatctatacactctaaaaactgaAGTGCTAATTTAGTAGCTCCAACACGGTGCTAGTCATCAATTAGCACTTTAAGAGCTAGTATCTCAACCTTCAAGTGTTAAATAACTTGCACCATCCAAAGTGCTATCGCCGTAGTTGTGATGCACTGCACTTATTAAGTGCTGAAAGTTTCGTATTAACTTTTGATTGGCTGAAGGCGGTGACGTCAGTAACATGCAACAACGCTATTGGTTATAACCAAATAGTTGCATATCGCATCGCTAGACGTGACAACTGACGAACGTTCCACCGGCAGACGTAAGTTTCTGAATTGAAATCTGTGAATATTCACCAGAGTAAGGAATATTTGAAAGCTGATATGGCGACCTTTTATGAAATTTGAGTGATCATTCATGTTTTCAATAACCTAGCTTCGCTGATGACGTCGGGAATTCCCTTGAAATAATTCCTCTGTCGACGTCTTAGTGATGGTAGCCTACCACTTATTTCATAGGTCTATTCACGTATGTAAATGCCAAATGCGCTCTgatataacattaggctatgccaagtttatgattgggcgtttataggcctagcctacctcCTTATTGTAGCATttataaggcctaactttatggcCGCCAATGGTGATTCGATTAAGGTGTGCTACTGGTACTACAGTCTACTGTGTTTGCACAAGTGGCCATCACAGTCTTAACGTATAAGAGAGGCAGGCCCAATGCAAAAAGTATTGGTATTGGTTTATATGCCAATGCCTAAAGAATATGAGCCGATGGCCGCTAGACGACCACAAGAGAACGTTGTGGAAGGCCTGCCACTCCATATTACGCTTTGAATTTgtggtagcctagcctaggcctaacattattGTGGTAACAGGCCTAATGTTggtgttgttaatgttacttTGCAGTGTAAGGTCTGTGTGTGATTGCCGACTACAAAATGAAGTAGCCTACAAAGTACAAGTACAAACCATACTTCACAGTCATACATTATTcaggtttaaagaaaaattaaagtaaatgtaaacataaaataatgatcAGAGTAATTGTATACATCCTATTCTTATTTGACCTTCATAGTGTTTCCCATTTTTCATGCATCGCTTAATGTTGTGTACCCTAATGTTTGCCTTGTTGGCACCTATCAAGGAAGGCCTACTAtaagtatgtttttcttttgaaatgatgacTCCCAACGTAAATATGCTTCATTTAAGATGTTCTCTCATGAAAAGTGAAAGATTATAGGTAGGCTAAATTTTCcaattaatttgaaacaaatttcggTGAAACTTTaaacatgcttttttttttatcgaaacTGTTTATAGACTCGagcttttgcagaaaaatgaaagaaacctgaCATGTTTTGAGATTCATTGCATGTTTTCTTGTTCTATTCTTGTACTTGTAGATTTTGCAAGACTTTGAGCAGATGTATGGAGATCAGGTCGCCAAtaactttttgatgaaatgggGGGGAACATTCCCGCTTCATTTGGAAGTACATAGCATGTACTCACCAACTCAGCTCTGCGGGACCTTCagtttgaatttgaagaaacagaaaagtcTGAGGGTATGTTTCAAAAAAGTGCTAACATTTTGTAGTCATGTGACTCTCATTATGTAAGTTCAGTCAAGTTTTCTGTAGTGAATATTTGGTATGTTAGCTCTTTAAAAGAATGCTATAGGTAAAATCATGTACAGAAAAGTGGCAATGCTGTTAACAGTTTGTCTGGTACCCAACTTTCTTTAGACATACatggaagaaatgaatgaaagtgaTTAAACCGAAACTGAATTACATTCCAATCTAGATTTTGAAGAAGACTTAAGTTCAGACACCATAGAAGCTGGTGGGAGCTTATGTGGTTGGTGGGCATCTACCTGTTTAACGATAGTTCATTAAGTGGTATTATCTCCTGCAGTCttatgtgaattttcaagtACTGAAGCTAACTTGGCTAAACTGATCCATGGGAGGGGACCCATCACGAATGTATccaaaaattgaggtcaaagatcatttaagTGTCAATTCAGGCTGCAGCGTGTGAATCAAAAATAGCCAGATCATTATCAGATTGCTCGCAAATTGTTGAAATCAGTGGATTAAAACTTGTATCCAGATTTCAGATCAAAGGTTATAACTAAAATTTAGCCAGTAGCCAGTTCTTAGGCCCATGCACTAAAATTGACTAAGCTGGCAATCCTGTTCACTTTTGCTTTCTTTCCAGCTGTGGAGTAAGGGTAAACTGAAGGAAATTTTCTTGAGCCACGTACTGTTAAAGCGCTGTGGGTGGAGGGGTGTGTTATTATTCTAGAAACATTCTAGAACCAATGTTGTAGGTCTGGTGGTGTAGGGTTGTACCTGTATAGCCACTTGCTTGGTTCATTCATTTATACGAGTTACTGTACCACTTGATGCCTTAGTTTCCTCCATCCAACAGTGTATTCAATAAGCAAAAGTATTAATTTCCTGGCCTAACCAATTTCAATTATAGAAGCATCCCAGAAATCCTTCAGTCTTCCACCATATTTATTTTAGTGACTTTGAAAAGACCTATGACTGTGAAattgacataggcctatgtaattGGGTTCAGTGGACATAAAAGTATATCagattaatgttttttttttttggcatgcaGTGCCTatgtgtaatttgtatattgcaATTTCTAGAGCAAGTAGTAGGAACAAACAATTACTAACTGACACGTCACACTATTTTGTTGACATATACATCTGTTTTGTTGAGATATGTaatctgtttttatgtttttcattattaagaaacttttcattttcttctttagaACATGCATCCATGTACGGTCTCTTTGCATTGGTTCACCTATTGCCGTCTTTCAACACAAGGAAAAGTGGAAAATGCAGTCGAGATGACAATGTCCGTTACTTCATCGCCTGGCAACCAgtaagttgttttgtgtgttgAGTGGGAAAGATCTGCCAAAATTCATGCAGAGTGATCAATCTTTAACCATTTGAGCCTAGGGGATATTGGTGCTGACATTCTGTCCTCTAGACCTCAGCCCCTTGGCTCAATCTGGGCTGGGCGGTCCAGGTAGGTGCTTTTATTAAATGTGTCTTTCCTTCAGGAGATAAGAGTCAACCACATAAAACTATCTGATACAGATGTGGGTCAATGTAGACTATTCTATACCTGAGCCAGATAACCCTTAATTATATATCAAGTAATATCTGCATATCTTTTTAGCTGGTTAGATATTAACATGGATTTtatatttggttaaaatatgGCACTAGCCAGGCAGCAGTTCAGGCAAGATACATAATAGTACGGTTAGTGATGCAAGCAGAATGTGAACTAATTTTCACCCGGACTAGTTGAAGTTTTCAGAGATTACTAGAGAAATTGGcactattttggaaattaatgcttgcttaatttattttcttcttagaTCGGAACAAATGTGGAAGAATATGCAAGGAAAAGCCAACTCAGCAGTAAATAGCCACACCTCTTGGCCATTGGAAGCAATGTGACTGACTTGCAGCAGTTTTTTTTGTAGTTCTAGATGGAGTTGCCCTACCTGTTTCCAGGCAAGCATGTGGAATTGTAGCAGCTACAGATAATTTAATGaaagttcattatgtttttaatGTAGCATATGCGGTGCAGCTCACAGATTTCTACACCTTTATCCAAACTGTGTTGTATGGCATACCCCTAACAGGTCAAAAGATAAGTAATCATGTTAAGGAGATAAGGATTGCTTGCAAAATGTGAAGTAGAGACTGTTCACAGTTTAGTTAAAAAGCATTAAGGAAAGTCTGTTGCAAGCATGTCTTAAAATTTATTCGTTTTAATTACTAGCATTAATCGCTTTCAAGATTTCTCTGAACGTTTCTTAAGTTGCATTGGCCATTTTGTAGTAGAAAAACATGCCGTACGTTTTTACTTTGGGATCAGTGTTTCAATTCTAGTAATCCTTTGGAGCTCAGTATATACCTATTATATAAAGTGTAGTTGGATTTTTGACATTAACAGAAATATAAGGCCTACAACACATGgttaacaaatacaaaactgaaCACTACACAACTTAGACCCACATATATCTCTAAAATCATCTCCAGATGAACCTGGTTACGATGGATAAATTCAGGTTTTGACCAGTTATTCAGGTTGTACAGTTGATGATTTAAGTTTGGGCTTATAAAATTGGGAGGGATACTGCTTGCACCAGATCTCAGCCACAGCCACTCACACAAATTACTCATTACTAATTAATGACTCACAATATGTCAGGTACTTGCTCGCCCTTCGGGAGCATAGGTTTACCTAACTTAGTCTTGATTGGGTGTTGTCACTGTTaattttatcatgttttaaaacattcattcaGACTGTTAGATGTTATTCAGTGTTATGTTTCAGTTTAATTTTGCCCCATTTGGGGATCAAGTTGGTGTATTTTCATTTGACTTAATTAAAAGAGTGGAGTGAATAGGTTTGAAGGTGTTGTCCAAAATAAGGGACCATGGGAACAAAGCCTCATTGGGtggtcaaaaatgttttttttttaaatttaattcgtCCAATCTGAGATCTTTTCCAGTTGGAATCTGGATTTTACTGAATTTTAGGGGTGCATAGTCCCATCTCCTGTAAATATCACTCAGTACTAATACAGaaaattaatatcatgtttgaaaATTGTAACGTCCATggctaaatgtaaacataaagttAGGCTAGAACACTATGCATGGATATACTCTAGCACTTCTGGTCAACAGCCTTAAATTTATAGTAACCAAAGGGTTTGCTGAGATACTTAATCTAATCCGTCTACACTATTTGGTATAAGTGTAACTTATGAATTTTTATTTCTCAAGTACAGGAAGcaataaaaggaagaaagaaaagaaaaaatgtgttcTCTTTTATTTCAGTCAGGAGATGCTGTGTTTTGACCTACCCTTTGCATTCCATATTTTGCAAGTGATACAGATTAATTAGGACTTGCACTTACAGGTGCTATATTTGCTCTTTCCAGTGCTGGTGGTAGCACTTAAAGTGCGGGACTGTTGTAGCACTTTTCAGGTGCTTGTATGGTTAGCACCTTTGAGAGCGCTGTTTATAGCACTTAGGGTGCAATCCCTCATAGGGCTCTTGGTAAGTGCTGTAAAATAGCACTCTATGTGCTGTTTTCAGCACTTTGTTTTTTAGAGtgtataaatactatatatggtctatcataacgcgtgtgtgtgtatggacgccttaaacaattgtagaattgtgctatatggaaccaactgtggctggtcttgaactcgaccgagtcgtcggggaacatttcggaaagggggcgaccgcccccccccccccgagcaaattttctttatgacatcgctagtaatttcgaaatagacaatgcttagatgcaacttacaaggcctgggaagtgtcatttccagcgatctgggaggcattttcggccaaaatttttattgtacgcttcgcgccaactcatggtggcgcttcgcttagatagtttgcctacaggcaatgactcgctacacgcctgttcgaatttgtaaagcaaagagcagatataacatcatatcagtgagcaataaaatgcattttccacgatgaacagcctcaaaaactgtctatgtgtgtagtcaaaggcgtaggagcccaattggatttgggggctgtaatgacttgcccgaaaaaaaagccaaaatttcgcgcgttcaacgtatcgatgccaatatcatataagcaaacatcggtcattatattgcatggcatcgtgtaccgcacggtacgtgaaagttgcacagtataccgccaaatgctaatgtaaacaaccaaataccttatgtagatggagaaaaaccatacagatccatttatgtcaaaactctcttttacagtagtaatgtcggccaagcttacaactttattttaattaccacggagatcatttttaagctattcattgctatttatttttctttcagtaggtgtccgaaaaaaaattggttgcggggggggggctgcagccccgcctcctacgggacctacgcctatgtgtgtagtcttcggtttcgatatatacctgatatcggaaatatctgctatttttctgttccttcaaccaagttttacaatagccattataagaggttgcaatatttctacaccaataaattaactctgtctgaattttccaaaatttcctcaccaacattattcatcatactttcctctactcgtgcaacttttACCAGTCTGTTAGAGGTTGCAGGAGGTTTCtctatattggttatccatagattgaattttgtgcaacattatgggtatgttttcaagtgattttattcacgagaaatgtgaattttcaaattctcaacaaataatgggcttaaaaccttgaaaagtcgggctttcggatattgtgggccgtgacgtagaatcacctacaaaagcaatgatccataggacatgcaatcaggtcgaacatgatgtgtgactggtgacaatcttcaaaaaggttatggatggaaaaaaaacttttgggaaatacttggttctcaggcaaaagtctacatctggttgctcattttcaagcccgagaagtgccatttccggtgatctggggggtatcaaaaccaaaaattttcttgtacgctccgcgccaactgatggtggcgctccgcttagatagtaattcgcgccccccgggttagaaaatcctggatacgcgcctgaaaaGCAGACTGAATTTAAGTTGTAACAGTTAttattgtgttttctttgaAAGAGCTAATTGAAGAAATAGTGGTTCATGtcaaatgcaatatttataAGATTATAATTTTAAGGCCAACACTTTTCAATAAGAGAAGCGTCTTATTTATGCATCCATTTAACCTTCAAGCGCCATTTAACGTCCCATCCAACGTAAGAAAGTGTACCATAGTTCTTCGCTACATTTCAACACAATGTGAAGTTGATGAAGAAAAACGAAGAAAAGGGAACTGAAAAAAGGACCATCGGTCATTAACAAGAAAAGGTTAATCTCCAAAACACAGCAGTAAAATACATAATCTTTGTTGCTCGTTATTATagtcataacccccccccccccccaaatgagaTGAATCGATAAGTCCTAAACTACCATTTGAGTACATCAACAGAGAAAACTGCTGTCGTTAAATCTTTAATGAAAGAAGTTTGTAATCATTTACTCACaatccatcctcctccgtcggTCATATTACAATAAACATTAAAAGCTGATCCAGGCCAGTTGTTCGGCTTTATCTTGTAGATTCCATTATCAATAAAGCCAGAGGTATATGCGTCTTGACAATCAACAAAATCTGTAGAAGACAAAACATACAACCGATTGTTTGATTAGAAGTCCAATACGGGATATATTTTAttctaaaaaaacaaatttttcatATTGTTTGCTTCCTTTTGTAGTTAGTCCAGAAAACAAGAGTTAATTGTGctattttaaataaaacatgaaCGTCTTAATTGTGCTGAAAGATAGGGTCAGATTTGTTTATACATTAAAAGCAGGACAGTGCTCTCAAGCTAAACGAGAGTTGTACGTTCCGTTCAGAAAAGTTCTAAATCTCTTTTGAAAGAATTTCGACAAAGGcttctcaaaaaaaaataaaaaatgacttCTTTAAGTTAAAAAGACAAATGTAGAATGTTGACTTACGAGAGAATTGGAATAATGTTCCAGAGTTTCTTTCAAGGCTCACTAACTTGTAGTTGCTAAACTCATCCCCAATTCGAAAGTTCTCGTAAGACTGTTGAAATGTAGAACCATTTGAAGTTGTAATCTCAAATATCAGTtcgtatttgttttgattggtcAGCAAAGATATTTTCTCATTGCCAAGGTAAAATTCGTGAGAGAAAAAGCCGAAGCCATTTTTGTAACTCTCCCAGTTACGGTTAAACTCAACCGATCCATTCTCAAACCGACGATGAATGACCTGTCAATGAAATTGTATGGAGAACTCGTAACTTTCAGACGATTAATAATAAGTGTAGCATTACTCTACGTTAGGACAACTTTGTCCATGTGTATACCACTACCATATTTAAGTTTTTTAGGGTTTGTCGCTAGATACACACAACACGCAACAAACAACTGGATTATTAGTCTGAAGAGACCACTTCGTATAGATTACAGTCAATTATAAACACTTTTTTATTTCTAACAATAATGTACATTATAACAAGCTAATTTCAAAAGTATTTCTCCCATCAAATGTTAGTTATTTCATCGCATAAAGTAAACCAAATGGCAAAACGGGAATGACTGTACAATATTGCTCTCAGGTACATACCGTCCAACCACCGGCATCATGAGAACTGTCGCAATATACTTCGAAAGGTTCGACACAAGTGTCtggtttaattaaaaaaattccaCTTGAATTACTTAATTCACATTGATCTCGGACTTCCTTACAGTCTCTGGGGAACCCGGGTTGTTGGTAGAAGAAAATGGATGAATCttgattaacaaaaaaaaaattgtaataataatgttTGTGGTTTCTTCCCAACTAGGGCTCTAATACAATTAAGAGGCTAACAAGTTTGATACATAGTTGTAGTGACTGCAGTTTTATTTGGATACATTCATCACACCCTCCCCTTCTGAAGGATGTTAGTACATTACTACGTATTTTGATCTTGACAAAGCAATAGAAATATTGAAGAAACATGATATACATTATGGATTCtctaaaacaaacttgaaaaatatCATCAAGAACTTTTATTTTTGAGTTTACTTCAATTTTACTTTATATGTATTGTGTATTTGTACACAGGCTGAAAATTGTTTTACCAATTATATATCCAATATCTTTATAAATATAGATGTTTGAGTTTCTTATACCACttctaaaacaaaattgactAAAACATTGACTCCTATTTATAAcagtaacaaattatttttaacaaaatgtgTTACGATCGTGATTATTTTACCTGTAGTCTGCTTGGTGGTCTCGTGGTTGTTTTCTGGCTGAGCAGACTAAgtgcaaagagagaaaaattgtaaaagacaGTTGtaatttatcataaaaaaaggTATTTCTATCTCCAATAAGAACATATGAACAACAACCCAGAAGTTAAATATACAGTGTTCTTTGTTCCCATAGTAATTTGAGGAAGAAACAAAAGTAAGAAAAATGCTAGAACATTGCAAAGTTTTTGcaaattatttgtaatatttacgCAAAAAAAAGGATTATCTTAGTATATACAAGAAACTtccctaaagaaaaaaaaagcatttaaatatttacaaatacagAATGAAAAATATGCAATTATTAATTAAGTCAGCAATATGGAACTAAGGTAAAAgaaattgatttttctttcaaactgaaaattaattttacatCTGTCAACAAATTTTGACCAACAATGTCAATACGTAGACTACGCGATTGATGTATGCAATATAATGTACACGTTATATATTTCCTTAATACAGTATATTAATTTCTGTGAAATTAAACAGTGTCGAAAAATACTTTTACTGGTTACTTGAATTATCATCCTTAATGCAAACAACTAGGGATAAATTATAAGTGCAGGCGCAGATCATgcagttgaaaaattaaaaaattaaatatattcatcAGCATATTATATTATAAGCCTAATTTATACCAGTCAGCTTCAACGATCTTAGGGCCACAGGAACTCGCAAAGGCATATTCCCATGTCTATAGACATGTAATTTTCTACAGGGATTGTAGTCATGAGATAAATAAATTTACATGTTCAATATTATTTAGTTATGTGTTAAGTCTAGCTGACATTATTAAATTTTGGTTTGAAACCTAATCTCTAAAACTTTTGACTGTCTGTTTCATTTTCCACGTAAAATACCTAAATAGAACAACTGTATATAGATCAATTTATATTTGACTGATAAAAATGGCAACATAGTCATCTACGCATTGGTGTAACTGACTTGTACAGCCATTTTTGAGATAATAACAGCTAAAAGTTGTCGAAAGTTTTAGACTAAATTAACGCGATTAAGGATCAACCAAAATGTTTGATGTCGCAGTAagactgacaaaaaaaaacttagttttttttttttctctccccaTTTCAGTGCAATCTTGTATCTTTGGACTAAACTTTTACATTATGAGATTTCGTAGCAATTAAGAACTTAAACGCCATATAAATGTACAATGGAAAGCTTCAAGTATGGATATACAGGTTATGTCAGGACAGATTTTATGTTAGTCAATGATATCGCAAGAAATCTGACATGCCCAAAGAAAAGTTTGTACATTAAGTACGAAACTATTAAAAGAAGGGACTTTAAAATCAAAGGTTGCTAAACGAAATAAACTCAAGAAACTCTAGAAGTTAAAGTGACTAGACTGTCTTTTGTCTTTTAATTGTGGATTTTCATTGTCGTTGTAGTGTAAGTACATAACTGAAGTAACGCTTGCTGTTTGTTGcgtatattaaaaaaaaaactcgtaCTTTGTAAATGATTCCAGATTATTCTGTACATTGATAAATGTCAATAAAGAACTAAAAACTAGCAAAGGAATGAATTATTATGTTCCAATGAGTTGAAAACGAAAGCGTATTTGCAAAACGTAATGGATTTCAATGCTAACGATCGGTATCTGTAATAACTTCAAATTGTCTGAAGTAACTCGTTTACTTGAAGACAAAACAATAGATGTTAGCTGTGGAACGTAATAAAGTAAATTGAATATGTATTTGTTTCT
This window of the Apostichopus japonicus isolate 1M-3 chromosome 9, ASM3797524v1, whole genome shotgun sequence genome carries:
- the LOC139974015 gene encoding fibrinogen-like protein 1, which gives rise to MKIMTLEQRVHFQILFWITGSLLLQLTSAQPENNHETTKQTTDSSIFFYQQPGFPRDCKEVRDQCELSNSSGIFLIKPDTCVEPFEVYCDSSHDAGGWTVIHRRFENGSVEFNRNWESYKNGFGFFSHEFYLGNEKISLLTNQNKYELIFEITTSNGSTFQQSYENFRIGDEFSNYKLVSLERNSGTLFQFSHFVDCQDAYTSGFIDNGIYKIKPNNWPGSAFNVYCNMTDGGGWIVVQRRVDGSVDFYLDWDNYKQGFGNLNSEFWIGNEKLHFLTNAKRQEIRIDLVNRNGAPYFAKFDHFRINNETDNYRLSVVGTYSGTADSRSNPDGYALRYHLARPFSTYDRDNDPWSGNCAINRHGAWWYNECAASNFNGEYFGPRDSYRSIEWETLPGSIYNIQFTEMKIRPFAG
- the LOC139974016 gene encoding uncharacterized protein isoform X1, whose protein sequence is MVAYHLFHRSIHILQDFEQMYGDQVANNFLMKWGGTFPLHLEVHSMYSPTQLCGTFSLNLKKQKSLRNMHPCTVSLHWFTYCRLSTQGKVENAVEMTMSVTSSPGNQSEQMWKNMQGKANSAVNSHTSWPLEAM
- the LOC139974016 gene encoding uncharacterized protein isoform X2, whose protein sequence is MYGDQVANNFLMKWGGTFPLHLEVHSMYSPTQLCGTFSLNLKKQKSLRNMHPCTVSLHWFTYCRLSTQGKVENAVEMTMSVTSSPGNQSEQMWKNMQGKANSAVNSHTSWPLEAM